DNA sequence from the Onychostoma macrolepis isolate SWU-2019 unplaced genomic scaffold, ASM1243209v1 Scaffold2, whole genome shotgun sequence genome:
tctttattttggctaaaaattatttgacaataaattgtttgatttttattttcatgttgttaatCATAATTTCTTTGTATGGATGtatgtatttacttattttacatGCTACAAGGTGCCATGCTATTCCACAATGTGCAAAGAGGTGCCTCAATCTATTTCcaaatgtttttcttcttttttttttatcttcattttaaagaaaataaactgaaaatttaATGTACGTCTTAGTGGAAAAAAATGTTGCATGCTAATGTGACCATATTGATCAAATAGGAATACAAGATGTGTAGTGTTTTCAGGATGCTTTCAGAAAAAGCCCcaaacaaataataacaattaaaatgagGGATGCACAATAAAGTTCAAAGTGGTTTATAGACAACAAATGACTTACCTCCAAGATACTGAGGGAGCATATAACAAAGAATTACTAGCATGGAAATTATGAATCCAATTGCTGTGATATTCCACAAGGTAGAGTCAGGATCTGTGatcaacaaattaaaaaaaagtatattgaATAGTGCTGAAAATATGTCATAATGCAACGTAATGCCTGCAACCTAAGTGGTTATTTGTAATATCTAATTTCAAAGATATTTAGGTACCTTCAATTTGTGCAAATAattctgtgtttgtgttgcatCTGATTCACCTGTAACTATGAGGGAAAAGCTCTTGCGAATGGGAGTGCGCAATGACTTATGGGACACTTTGCAGGTGTACTCATATCCAGAGTCCTTCATGCTAGGCTGCAGATAGAAGAAGGCTGAGTGCGAGTATGTGCCATCTTTATGATTTTGATGACTGGAGAACAGAACATTCTTCAGGGTTGAAGGTGTAGGGCTGCCTCCAGGCGGTTCACGGTACCACTCAATGTTTACGTCCAGTGGATAGTACCTCTCTGCATCACATATTAGCTTCTGGTACTTACCAAGTATTATAGACAAGGTGGAGTCCACGTTTATAGACACACGGGGTTGTTCTGTGGAgtttgaaagagaaaaaaagaagcctTCAAGTCATtgttcaccctcatgttgtttcaaacatgtatgactctttcttcagtagaacacaaaagatgatattttgaaaaatgtattagcAGTTTTTAtccatgcaatgaaagtcaatagGGTCCAAAACAACGTTTGAGTCCACTTATCTCTGAAGCTActttgaaatgataaaaaaactTAAGTGAATTGAAGAAATGTTTCATCTCACCACTTAGCGTAAGTGGAATATCATGGCTGCCACTGAGAGGAGCAACCACCACAGAGCAGATATATGTGCCCTCACTGTGTTTACTGGTGGGTGGGACTTTAAAGGAGGCATTTCCAGCAGCGATGGTCTTGACAGCCACTCCAGCGCCTTCACTCTTCCCTGTGCGGCTGGAATAGCTGAAGAGTTTGCTGCGCTCCCCATGCTTCTGCAGTCTCCACTCCACCGTTACATGAGGCAGTTTGTGATCCACTCCAAACTGACAGTGCAGGTTTGGCTCCTTCAAGAATCCTACCTCCACGGACGGAGTCCGGGTCAAAACAAACATCACAGCTGGAAAACACATATGGAAGACaggatgaaataaaatatggttAGGGAAAAAGTAGAAGTAGAGCTCCTTGACTGCAGTGGTACTGACAATGAGGAGACAAAGTCCTCACTGttttttaatacataaattCATGTTCCAGTAACACTTAATGTTTACAACAACAACCAattgcattttgtatttttacattaacaattcatattctgtttattaaaatgacatttctcATCAAGTTAGTGCTTTTAAAGGCTTTTACATTTCTTCCAAAATGATAACTATAAGAGAATGcaataattttcaaatatttttcagGTTAAGTTAAATTAACATTACTTAAGCTAtcagaaaacaacaacatttatagTGCTGTCAGGGTGTGCCACTGTGTAGAGGAATGAGGAGCCGTGGGATAAACTCAAaacaacagtctttaataataatcatccaCAGCGGTAACACAGGGGTAACACGGGGCAGGCAGGAACAAACACACGAAGCACAACGTAGACGTTTAACACTGAACACTGGACACAGGAAACACTGGGCTTAAGTAACAAGGAACTAATGAGCATAATTAAGGGAACACAGGTGCATAACATTTTGCTACGGTTCCCGGGTTGAACGACATGTTTCCTGGAAACGGTGTGCAACCGGGGTTTAAGATACGTTTTCTCTTGTTTGGAGGGTGTGTCAAAAatttcagccaatcagcagcaacatgtatataaaccacgcggtattaaagagacagctcaCACATGAGTCCAAGTAAAGTTGTTTACAAATGTGTCTGCTGCAGCTAGGTATATGCAACAATTGAAacatattttgcagtattaaacatGTATTTATACCCATTTCATCAGGCAACGGAAATTCTTCAAAAGGAACACAAAGAATGGCGTTCTCAGCTGCCATAGTAGCAACTCTTGCGTCATCAGAACAGGGTGTTCAACGCACCACcgtttccatttaaaaaaacgttttgCACAGTTTTGTCGGGGCTGAACGCAGCCTAGGTCACGTAGCACACGgggagaaaaacaaacacagaaccTCCATGGGTGTgacaaatacattatatttagtgccttttaagcatttttacatttattccaaaataataactataacaatgcaatatttaaaaaaatttcaggttaaattaattaacattacttAAACAGATCGgaaaacaattataatacattacattatattttatatttttacattaacaaagtaattaatgttctatttattaaaataaattatatttcccATTAAGTTTCTCTTCATGTtttaatgaaatgcctttaaaggatttttaaatttattccaaaataataaatataaaacaatattttttatatttttctggttaaattaattaacattacttAAACTCAAGAAAACAACAATGACAACAACAAccaattatattttgtattttcacatTAACAATGGCattaattttctatttattaaaataaagtatatttccCATTACGTTTCTCCTCAAGTTCTCCTCAAATGCCCTTTAAGCATCttcattccaaaaaaaaaaaaaaaaaaacctataagGTTGTAGTAATATGTCAGTATTTTTCagattaaattaataaacattacttACACTACCAAGAAAATGACAACAACCaattgtgttttgtatttttacaataacaacataattaattaaatatctaTTAGAACACAGTAACAAATTCcatatttaatgttatattttagttcttttttttattcagaccATCAGTCATCAAAGCTCAGTAAACACAGCAGATATCATAAATTCACCAAGCTGATTACTCACTAAAAAACACTCACAGATCCTGTTTTCACATCATTTCCAGTTTGAATATGACTTTACAATGCTGGGATATCTAATTgaatatttgcattgttttatttttgtattctgGATTATGTTCTCAtccaatttttttaaaggagcCACTACCTCCTTTGCCTCCTAGGAGGAAACAACCCTGCTTGATTGTTACCTGATGTTGTCAGGAGATCCCTATCATGGATGGTTTTCCATTGCAGGAAGTCCAACTGTCCTTCAGCAGGAGCTGCAGTTGTGTGTTTGAGGAAGGTGGTGATTACAAACAAGCCTTCTGAATGGCGTATTGTACTGGTGAACCAGACGTCATGATCTTGTGCTCCTGCAGTAGGCCAACGCGTTACGATCCCTCCATTGCTGTATCTACGGATCTCACATTGTAGTTTATCCTCAGTTCCCTCCAAATAACGCCTCATATCCACTTTAGAGGCTGCATTATAATATACAACAAATGAACACACAGTAACAAAGGATACAGTATATTAAGGttataaataacttaaaatcactttcactcACCTGTGACGAGGAAGGTAATGGTAGGGTGTAAAGGCTTGTCACCGACATTTCCAAATTGAAGCACAGCCTTTCTGGTGATATAACTGGTTTCTATGTGGCCTTCTTCATTTATATGAACTTTCTCATCCACAAATTTACAAGGAAGCCACTGAAGATCATAAAGAGACTGTGAGCCATTTACACctgttcaaaacaaaacaaatcagtaAATAAAGGGAATAATAGCAGGATAAACCCAATTCTCAATTAATTGTACATGAAGTGTGGAGctaaacaaaactgaaagtaCTAGTATACACAGTCCCCATCATAAACAACCTTGCTATATAAAAGTGACTTAAACGCCTCTAATAGATATTTCCTTCAAAATTATCATGCATTAGGATAATGTACTTAATAGTTCCgatctatatataaaatacacattttgcaTAATATTACAGTACACGAGTAGCGAGGTAAAGGAAGGAAAAATAAGTCAGTGAATCTACAGCAATAATTCTTACAAGTCACATTTATAAATACCGCATAAAAGTGCAAGGAAAACACCGCCAGAAGTCCAAAACATAATGTTTGATCTCGTCGTCGGGACAATCATTCTAATTTCCGAAAACCGTCATGCGAGCAATTTACTTTCTCTTTCGTTTTGTCTAGAGTcgtagagagagagaaagagagagagagagagagttgcgaCAACTCCGTTCACGCCaatgaaatggaaatatttccatggctttctaacatttacagatggagaatatacctgtgaaatgtaagttgtgcatttaggaaaacagcatctcaaacacattaaacagcgcgagtctgtcagcggcacacgtcacgcagcctttctgtcagagctAAACTCAGACTAAACTATAGGCTTCTATATTCTATGagttttttaaagcccttcGTATAAAGTTAGTCAcgtttagaacaaattgtacTATGCATTTTCTCCGCAGCAgctcagtctgtgtcctccgctatattttcagatgcgctcgtttcaaactactgtatattgATATAAACGGTATTACCTTATATcgtatcgcttataaagaatatatcgatatatcgtacaaactcgatataccgcccagccctaatcAAAAGTGTATATAGTACTGTATTTTCTGAAATAGGAGCGcaataattctgactaaaatatacattttgctgaaatattcgtagttaataaataataaatgtgacatatatcgaattttaaacctacaagtaagtgtatctgtatgatagcactaactgtaaagtgtaatGGGGGTAATCAAAACAGTCTCTTTActcaattagtctgtgcttttttattatttttattttttgtttagtaaatttaacttctgctttaaacgcatcattttctttttcacacATGTACACAAATGCACCTATTCAAATGCAAGCGCAATCACACACTCGCATGCATAATGTTACGACTGCATGGAAAAATAAGTACATGGACGCAGAGGTTGTGGAGTTActaatgttttacattaataaaacaaaactgtatATTATCAGAACAGCTACTCAAATCACCTTGTGGATTAAAACagattaatattacattattcatCACTAATTTAGTAGATTTAGGGGATATTATTCATCCTCTTCATTCAGTTTCATTCATCGTTGTGtaattaaggcttttaaacATGATGTTTGCTGGTGTAAAGGtaaaatattagaattaaatttatttcaaatgatgCTGATGAACCTAAGTGAGAATGAAAAAAAGAGGCGACAGTTTTCATTTCGAAATCATACTAGGCTAAATTGCCATAACTGTATTATATACCGCTACTGTATACAGAtgaagtcaaaagtttacatacaccttgcagatactgcaaaatgttaattattttaccaaaataaatgcatgttattgtttatttagtactgacctgaataaaatatttcacataaaagatgtttacatatagtccacaagagaaaaaaacagttgaatttataaaaatgaccccgttcaaaagtttacatccccttgattcttaatactgtgttaatattggtaaaataattaacattttgcagattcttcaaggtgtatgtaaacttttgacttcaaCTTTAATAAAAGTAATCACAGTAAACCTGTactttattactgtattttatatttactgtacttcTGTACTTCTTAGCTACTGTAGAAGCACTGTGGTGGAGGAGCAGCGATGCCACAGGACTGATATGTGATGGAGCATCACTTAaccatttctcctgtgtttttctccttctctatcTTGCTTTCAGAACAAGAACCACCTGAAGACTCCCTGTAATGAGAACACCTGTGAAGAGATGACGTCAAGCCTTGAGAGGACTTCAGATGATGACAACTCCgaataaacacacaaaactgCCAAATTTTCTTTGCATTGTAATCAACATGATCACATCATGTAATCATTGCTTTAATGTGTTAATTGTTTCTGCTGAATACATGATGttaactaactgcatgatttaTATAGCCGAATTTCAGAACATTTCTGCCATACGTTACACTTGCTAACAGAACACTTATTTGTAACAtagaaacatacattttttgtaaagctgctttgaaacagtgtgtataataaaaagtgctatacaaataaatgtgaatggaATAAAACTTGATGCAtcatttttttctcctctccgtGTCAGTAGGGAAACCATGCATTCATTCTGCTTTCACTGAGTGACTCTAGAGCAGcatgcagcacagcaaactACAAGGACAACATGCTTTTCCGcttattataaatgaataaataatttgctttaaataagtGTATAACAAAAGtcaacatacataaaatatatgattaaatgtgtaaaaacaatgttttaagtTATAATATACCATATTAAGTTATTAAAATATACCAATAAGACAATACCATTTCAAATGGTAAACGGCAAACACAGTCTTTAACCAAGGTTACTTAagcctaaaatatgttaacaaGGCAAGTAGTGATAGTTGACCACATTAATCCTCAAATAGCCTAGCGTATTTGATCTTTTAAATACAACACTGATATAACTACATATAGAATACTACATATACATGTCGACGTATTTGATAAACAATGTAAATACATTCTTTTATTGTACACTAATTACCGGTACCAAAAATCGCAGTTCTGTCTACTCCATGGGTGCTTCTCAATTCTTATTTGTGCATCCTTGTTTCCTTTCCTCATGTCTTAGCTCCACCCCCTTTAGGAAATGAGGGAAGGATGTAAGAAAAGGAAATGAGGACGGAGGAATAAAAGGATGaacattaggcttgtttgagatgcgcctcgcctgaaatgtaggcgagagtacgcggctgcagtgaggggaggagtgaaataagcgcagtcaagacggacagttctgccctctcgaagtagaacagatacctacgagatcaaaggcagatatcgcctTATTTACACTTAAGTGCTGTGTTGCcaataaacatgatataatttcagttctgttgattttaaatgaatattttatgaTGAATAAgtcactcaaagtgcttgctatttaattccatacaaaatgcgtatttatcatccatttccACTTTAATACAagcatgtatttaattttttttatagaaatataacaatcacatatctcacacagagatcgcacttaatagtgtttgggaatattcatgcataatttaaatacataatcgATTTTTGATTTGCAGCTCTTGACCTAACTTATCCACATGTGAGTATACATTCAGTATACCGTATACATTTTTTTGGACATTAGCATGCTAGCTGCTAACTGAGAAGAGGCTGTGCTCGCTCTTAATTATAACAATTTGATTGCGTCATAAAAGTCATCTCTTTTAAACATTTAGCAACAAATGGAAGACGAAGTGAAACGAGTACATGATTACACAAAGAAATCTACAGAGAAGGACAAAAATGCCTTAACATCACTACCTGATAAACCTACAAAAAGTCCTCAATCGAAGATGCGACGTCACACCACTGAGCCATCAAATGCGGTTCTCTTGGAAGCAATCGAGAAGCTGGGGAAAAAACAAGACGATTTCTTAGAGAAATTAATGACACTTGAAAAATCTGTTTCATGTAACTCAAGCCGCATCACCAAACTTGGATCTAAAATGGACACGATTTCTGACAAAGCTGACCTCGCCATTACCGACTCCAGTGCGATGAAGGACCAACTTACATCCTTAAAGACTGAAAACTAACAACTTTGGGAAAAACTGGACGATTTAGAGGCTTACAAAAGGCGGTGGAACCTTGGGATCGCTGGTATCCCAAGATACAGCACTTTATTCCTTGTATaagaacaaataataaaaaccttGGTGAAGAGGAAATGTCTTTGAGAGAATTGGAtgatatcattaaaaaaactatttttaacaaaagCCCAGGACCTGATGGTTTGCCTTTCGAGTTTTACTGAGTGTTTTGGGAAGATATAAgagatttcattttaaatgtgtttaatgaaTGTGCTGTAAATGGAGAACTTACTGAATCAATGAAACAGGGAGTAATTACATTGCTTCCAAAACctaataaagatattttgcatAACTGGCGCC
Encoded proteins:
- the LOC131535244 gene encoding tapasin-related protein-like isoform X1, yielding MIVPTTRSNIMFWTSGGVFLALLCGVNGSQSLYDLQWLPCKFVDEKVHINEEGHIETSYITRKAVLQFGNVGDKPLHPTITFLVTASKVDMRRYLEGTEDKLQCEIRRYSNGGIVTRWPTAGAQDHDVWFTSTIRHSEGLFVITTFLKHTTAAPAEGQLDFLQWKTIHDRDLLTTSAVMFVLTRTPSVEVGFLKEPNLHCQFGVDHKLPHVTVEWRLQKHGERSKLFSYSSRTGKSEGAGVAVKTIAAGNASFKVPPTSKHSEGTYICSVVVAPLSGSHDIPLTLSEQPRVSINVDSTLSIILGKYQKLICDAERYYPLDVNIEWYREPPGGSPTPSTLKNVLFSSHQNHKDGTYSHSAFFYLQPSMKDSGYEYTCKVSHKSLRTPIRKSFSLIVTDPDSTLWNITAIGFIISMLVILCYMLPQYLGGRKAAIKVRMNVGITFLPKSFVQIYRNPNCV
- the LOC131535244 gene encoding tapasin-related protein-like isoform X4; amino-acid sequence: MRRYLEGTEDKLQCEIRRYSNGGIVTRWPTAGAQDHDVWFTSTIRHSEGLFVITTFLKHTTAAPAEGQLDFLQWKTIHDRDLLTTSAVMFVLTRTPSVEVGFLKEPNLHCQFGVDHKLPHVTVEWRLQKHGERSKLFSYSSRTGKSEGAGVAVKTIAAGNASFKVPPTSKHSEGTYICSVVVAPLSGSHDIPLTLSEQPRVSINVDSTLSIILGKYQKLICDAERYYPLDVNIEWYREPPGGSPTPSTLKNVLFSSHQNHKDGTYSHSAFFYLQPSMKDSGYEYTCKVSHKSLRTPIRKSFSLIVTDPDSTLWNITAIGFIISMLVILCYMLPQYLGGRKAAIKVRMNVGITFLPKSFVQIYRNPNCV
- the LOC131535244 gene encoding tapasin-related protein-like isoform X3, which gives rise to MHNLHFTGVNGSQSLYDLQWLPCKFVDEKVHINEEGHIETSYITRKAVLQFGNVGDKPLHPTITFLVTASKVDMRRYLEGTEDKLQCEIRRYSNGGIVTRWPTAGAQDHDVWFTSTIRHSEGLFVITTFLKHTTAAPAEGQLDFLQWKTIHDRDLLTTSAVMFVLTRTPSVEVGFLKEPNLHCQFGVDHKLPHVTVEWRLQKHGERSKLFSYSSRTGKSEGAGVAVKTIAAGNASFKVPPTSKHSEGTYICSVVVAPLSGSHDIPLTLSEQPRVSINVDSTLSIILGKYQKLICDAERYYPLDVNIEWYREPPGGSPTPSTLKNVLFSSHQNHKDGTYSHSAFFYLQPSMKDSGYEYTCKVSHKSLRTPIRKSFSLIVTDPDSTLWNITAIGFIISMLVILCYMLPQYLGGRKAAIKVRMNVGITFLPKSFVQIYRNPNCV
- the LOC131535244 gene encoding tapasin-related protein-like isoform X2, which translates into the protein MIVPTTRSNIMFWTSGGVFLALLCGVNGSQSLYDLQWLPCKFVDEKVHINEEGHIETSYITRKAVLQFGNVGDKPLHPTITFLVTASKVDMRRYLEGTEDKLQCEIRRYSNGGIVTRWPTAGAQDHDVWFTSTIRHSEGLFVITTFLKHTTAAPAEGQLDFLQWKTIHDRDLLTTSAVMFVLTRTPSVEVGFLKEPNLHCQFGVDHKLPHVTVEWRLQKHGERSKLFSYSSRTGKSEGAGVAVKTIAAGNASFKVPPTSKHSEGTYICSVVVAPLSGSHDIPLTLSEQPRVSINVDSTLSIILGKYQKLICDAERYYPLDVNIEWYREPPGGSPTPSTLKNVLFSSHQNHKDGTYSHSAFFYLQPSMKDSGYEYTCKVSHKSLRTPIRKSFSLIVTDPDSTLWNITAIGFIISMLVILCYMLPQYLGGRKAAIKFSPAAVLAKVRCCL